One window of Mangrovibacterium diazotrophicum genomic DNA carries:
- a CDS encoding superoxide dismutase family protein has product MNNRRLVKLSFWGTMLLLVAQACTSGTKPADHDHDMVMHDKVMPAPADNGVEKAICVLQPTEGNTVSGTVTFTKTDGGVVVKAEVSGLTPGKHGFHIHQFGDLTAPDGTSAGGHFNPEGHDHGAPTGEMRHVGDLGNLEANAEGVAIYEVTYPSMTFAGPESILGRGIIVHADEDDLVSQPTGAAGARVAIGVIGVAKQ; this is encoded by the coding sequence ATGAATAACAGAAGATTAGTAAAATTAAGTTTTTGGGGAACGATGCTATTGTTGGTCGCTCAGGCATGTACGTCGGGTACAAAGCCGGCGGATCATGATCACGACATGGTTATGCACGATAAAGTGATGCCTGCTCCGGCTGATAACGGAGTTGAAAAAGCGATTTGTGTGTTGCAACCGACCGAAGGAAATACGGTATCGGGAACGGTGACGTTTACCAAAACCGATGGCGGTGTGGTCGTGAAAGCAGAAGTTTCCGGTTTGACACCGGGTAAACATGGTTTCCACATTCACCAATTTGGCGATTTGACTGCACCTGATGGTACTTCAGCAGGCGGTCACTTCAATCCTGAAGGCCACGATCATGGTGCGCCAACCGGCGAAATGAGACACGTTGGCGATTTGGGTAACCTGGAAGCCAATGCCGAAGGCGTTGCGATTTATGAAGTAACTTACCCATCGATGACCTTTGCCGGTCCTGAATCAATCCTGGGACGCGGAATTATTGTGCATGCTGATGAAGATGATTTGGTTTCACAACCAACAGGAGCGGCTGGAGCCCGCGTTGCGATTGGTGTGATCGGTGTGGCAAAACAATAA
- a CDS encoding outer membrane beta-barrel protein: protein MKKYLILLAISVIPFVGFSQSRFFVNLNGGWDYTTDKYYNYNNYDIYEHDGMEYSLGASVGMKFSDVVRFRVESRFGQYSYGQSYSGADLLNTTMTLDYFSISPYFDFRVWTKNKFELFLSPGLKLEYISDSDQETQKTDGSVSDGSYVSSAYSENMSGFATAAILKYNINKHLGLTLSPEYTLYFKKLYDGNDSNMKRFSTRLGVEWYF from the coding sequence ATGAAAAAGTATTTGATTTTACTTGCTATTTCTGTTATTCCCTTTGTAGGATTTTCGCAATCCCGTTTCTTCGTTAACCTGAATGGCGGTTGGGACTACACAACCGATAAGTATTATAATTACAACAATTATGATATTTATGAGCACGACGGTATGGAATACAGTTTGGGTGCGTCAGTTGGGATGAAATTCTCGGATGTTGTACGTTTTCGGGTTGAGTCGAGATTTGGACAGTACAGCTACGGACAGTCCTATTCTGGAGCCGATTTGTTAAACACTACCATGACTCTGGACTATTTCAGCATCAGCCCCTACTTTGATTTTCGGGTTTGGACGAAGAACAAGTTTGAACTGTTCTTGTCGCCCGGTTTGAAATTGGAGTACATCTCTGATTCAGATCAGGAAACACAAAAGACAGATGGATCAGTTTCTGACGGGAGCTACGTTTCATCAGCTTATTCCGAAAATATGAGTGGTTTTGCAACTGCTGCGATTTTAAAATACAATATAAACAAGCATTTGGGATTGACACTTTCACCGGAATACACGCTCTACTTTAAAAAGTTGTATGATGGCAACGATTCGAATATGAAGCGTTTTTCAACCCGTCTCGGAGTTGAATGGTATTTTTAA
- a CDS encoding TonB-dependent receptor has translation MKAIKTQIIFCLIACFLSVQAFAQQKQVTVNAKQQSLSSLLEDIASKNDIQFAFDANYFSQIKVDLKVENQDIADFVNLICDKYHLLSETIDGTIILYKNPAPLLEPVAEMIKISGVVQDETTGEPLLFCHVGFVDSEMKGTTTNELGIFTATIEKQAQLQIAISHLGYQRLDTTLNLQTGQFFTIKLHPFSINIEAIQVFQQEKNVIEMGNQSERIAFNPKQSANLPRVDDSDLISSLSLIPGVNFLGGQTSGISIRGSSPSENMVMLDGIPVLETSHLFGNLSVLNSKYISQAFVSRGAFDATYGERTSGVVELKGKNNFYKPSLDLSANLLNVSGTANVPIGKVVSVSGSYRFSYIDRWENYLYKQILEQGSSDDESTVSPFIQYDDVNVKVGIKPSDKHEISFNFLNSYDLQVRDYQFKDGSRLFRYEDAVSENRGMSANWFYQTTPNFQQQITAGYNDLTRDAYAHSGMGPNSQGNGGKDEKDEGNNYLEEFSAKWSGELKTGRFTHQAGFGANINQVTYDYRSERSTGNKLTDSIVFDSETNLYHVYLQEKITLFDKLEARLGVRGNYFDITQKFYLQPRFGLRYEINDYLAVLYAGGIYNQFLTRIRKVDIDGNSDLVWFLPDESGEGILKAQQHVLGLQFDQNGWAVNVEGYYKKTDGRVNLFAEQTGGQQKLIEYNQRNGKSNNFGMDLLLQYKHGKFTHILTTSVSKSEEQFEVFNNGETYPSFDDQRVRLRWTEMAKIKGFVIAANLVYNSGSPYLVTESGSGNSEFDRLPYFMQADISFIKRFQYKFFNLSTGISLMNITNRENILEVDYFNVSDATGSYSVRTDVTAMRFTPVFFLNILLQ, from the coding sequence TTGAAAGCAATTAAAACTCAAATTATCTTTTGCCTGATCGCCTGCTTCTTATCGGTGCAGGCATTTGCGCAGCAGAAGCAAGTAACCGTCAACGCCAAACAACAATCGCTGAGTTCACTGTTGGAGGATATCGCTTCTAAAAACGACATTCAATTCGCTTTCGACGCCAATTATTTTTCACAAATCAAGGTTGATCTAAAGGTTGAAAATCAAGACATCGCTGATTTCGTCAACCTCATTTGCGACAAATATCACCTGCTGTCGGAGACCATTGACGGCACCATCATTCTTTATAAAAACCCGGCTCCACTCCTGGAACCCGTTGCAGAAATGATCAAAATATCGGGGGTTGTGCAGGATGAAACAACAGGCGAACCGCTGCTTTTCTGTCATGTTGGCTTTGTCGATTCGGAAATGAAAGGAACGACAACGAACGAACTCGGGATTTTCACGGCGACCATTGAAAAACAAGCGCAACTCCAAATCGCGATCAGCCACCTCGGCTACCAGCGTTTGGATACCACGCTAAACCTGCAGACGGGTCAATTTTTCACCATCAAACTGCATCCGTTCTCTATTAATATTGAAGCCATCCAGGTTTTTCAGCAAGAGAAAAACGTGATTGAAATGGGAAACCAATCCGAACGAATTGCCTTCAACCCGAAACAATCGGCTAATTTGCCGCGCGTTGACGACAGCGACCTAATCAGCTCGCTGAGCCTGATTCCGGGTGTCAACTTTCTGGGCGGGCAAACTTCCGGGATTTCCATTCGCGGCAGCTCCCCGTCGGAAAATATGGTCATGCTCGACGGAATTCCGGTGTTGGAAACGAGCCACTTGTTTGGCAACCTCAGTGTACTAAACTCAAAATACATATCGCAAGCATTTGTTTCGCGCGGTGCGTTTGACGCCACTTACGGTGAAAGAACTTCCGGAGTGGTTGAGTTGAAAGGGAAAAACAATTTTTACAAACCAAGCCTCGATCTTTCGGCCAATCTCCTGAATGTAAGTGGAACCGCCAATGTTCCGATCGGCAAAGTCGTTTCGGTAAGCGGATCATACCGCTTTTCGTACATCGACCGCTGGGAAAATTACCTGTACAAACAAATACTCGAGCAAGGAAGCAGCGACGACGAATCCACCGTCTCGCCATTCATTCAATACGATGACGTGAATGTGAAAGTGGGTATCAAGCCGTCTGACAAACACGAGATCTCCTTCAACTTCTTGAACAGTTACGACCTGCAGGTCCGCGACTACCAGTTCAAGGACGGTTCCCGACTTTTCCGCTACGAAGATGCCGTGAGCGAAAACCGTGGGATGAGTGCCAACTGGTTCTACCAAACAACTCCGAATTTCCAGCAACAAATTACCGCCGGCTACAACGACCTTACCCGCGATGCCTACGCACACTCGGGCATGGGCCCCAACAGCCAGGGCAATGGTGGTAAAGATGAAAAAGATGAAGGCAATAACTACCTCGAGGAATTCTCTGCAAAATGGTCGGGCGAGCTGAAAACCGGGCGGTTTACGCACCAGGCCGGATTTGGAGCCAACATCAACCAGGTAACCTACGACTACCGCTCCGAAAGATCAACCGGCAACAAGCTGACTGACTCGATCGTTTTCGACTCAGAAACGAATTTATACCATGTTTATCTGCAGGAAAAAATTACGCTGTTCGACAAGTTGGAGGCCCGTCTTGGTGTTCGTGGAAACTACTTTGACATAACACAAAAATTCTACCTGCAACCACGCTTCGGACTGCGATACGAGATTAATGACTATCTGGCTGTGCTTTACGCCGGTGGTATTTACAACCAGTTCCTGACGCGAATCCGGAAAGTAGATATCGATGGAAACAGCGATCTGGTCTGGTTTCTACCCGACGAATCGGGCGAAGGAATCTTGAAAGCACAACAGCATGTTCTGGGACTTCAGTTCGATCAAAATGGCTGGGCCGTCAACGTGGAAGGATATTACAAAAAGACCGATGGCCGCGTTAACCTGTTTGCCGAACAAACAGGCGGGCAACAAAAGTTGATTGAATACAACCAGCGAAACGGAAAATCCAACAACTTCGGAATGGATCTCCTGCTTCAATACAAACACGGAAAGTTCACACACATCCTGACTACCTCGGTTTCGAAATCAGAAGAGCAATTCGAAGTCTTCAATAATGGTGAAACTTATCCGTCATTCGACGATCAGCGCGTACGGCTGCGCTGGACAGAAATGGCCAAAATAAAAGGATTTGTAATCGCTGCAAACCTGGTTTACAACAGTGGCAGTCCGTATCTGGTAACGGAATCCGGTTCGGGTAATTCGGAGTTCGATCGGTTACCCTATTTCATGCAGGCCGACATCTCATTCATCAAACGCTTCCAGTACAAATTCTTCAATCTGAGTACAGGCATTTCATTAATGAATATTACCAACCGGGAAAACATTTTGGAAGTCGACTACTTCAACGTGTCAGATGCTACCGGCTCATATTCAGTCAGAACAGACGTAACCGCCATGCGGTTTACACCGGTTTTTTTCCTCAATATCTTGCTTCAATAA
- a CDS encoding DUF4382 domain-containing protein gives MKRKIKSALVLLTAITLGIFSSCTSTDDGISGNDSTKGSLKILLTDAPFPSDLVAEVNVVIDEVSIKKVNDDSSEDDDSGWSVLSSEESSFNLLDLQNGAVAVLADFEEFPIGTYSEIRLHIVSAEVVLTEDAGGETYDLKIPSGTSSGLKVKIDGNLEVRGGNAAALIVDFDVAQSFLVQGNPTKNGKEITGFKFKPVIRATAEDISGTVEGYVSVQQLTDGVVSEVPGVGIQVTVTDGTNTYIAISSDNGYYAIIGVLPGEYTVSATADGYKDFSATTNVETNMVATANVLLELPLGTITGTVTDVSTAALIQAAAVEILNGESTVIATATTNENGVYAAGNIPVGTYSVKFTATGYDVLTVADAVVSDATTTTVDAALTATVVSE, from the coding sequence ATGAAAAGAAAAATTAAATCGGCCCTGGTATTATTAACTGCTATTACGTTAGGTATTTTCTCATCATGTACGAGTACCGACGACGGTATCTCAGGAAATGATTCAACAAAGGGAAGTTTGAAAATTTTACTGACCGACGCTCCATTCCCAAGTGATTTGGTTGCTGAAGTTAATGTGGTAATTGACGAAGTATCGATCAAAAAAGTAAACGACGATTCTTCGGAAGACGACGATTCCGGCTGGTCTGTCCTTTCATCAGAAGAAAGTTCCTTCAACTTGTTGGATCTGCAAAATGGCGCGGTAGCTGTCTTAGCCGACTTTGAAGAATTCCCGATTGGCACTTACAGCGAAATCAGACTTCATATTGTTAGTGCAGAGGTTGTGCTGACTGAAGATGCCGGTGGCGAAACCTACGATCTCAAAATTCCCAGCGGCACCAGCAGCGGCCTGAAAGTAAAAATCGATGGCAATTTGGAAGTGCGCGGAGGGAACGCTGCGGCTCTAATCGTTGATTTTGACGTGGCTCAAAGCTTCCTGGTACAAGGAAACCCAACTAAAAACGGAAAAGAAATTACCGGATTCAAATTCAAACCGGTTATCCGCGCAACTGCTGAAGATATTAGCGGAACTGTGGAAGGCTACGTTTCCGTTCAGCAATTAACTGACGGCGTTGTGTCTGAAGTCCCCGGTGTTGGTATTCAGGTAACTGTTACCGACGGAACAAACACCTACATCGCCATTAGCAGCGACAACGGCTACTACGCCATCATAGGTGTGCTGCCCGGCGAATATACTGTTTCAGCAACTGCTGATGGTTACAAAGATTTCTCAGCCACCACGAATGTTGAAACAAACATGGTCGCTACAGCGAACGTTCTGCTCGAGCTGCCACTAGGAACTATTACAGGAACTGTTACAGATGTGAGCACAGCAGCATTGATTCAAGCTGCAGCAGTCGAAATCCTGAATGGAGAAAGCACTGTGATTGCAACAGCAACGACGAACGAAAATGGAGTTTACGCAGCAGGAAACATTCCAGTGGGAACCTATTCAGTTAAGTTCACAGCAACCGGCTACGATGTATTAACTGTTGCCGACGCGGTTGTTAGCGATGCGACGACAACAACTGTTGACGCCGCGTTGACCGCAACTGTTGTATCTGAATAA
- the nadD gene encoding nicotinate (nicotinamide) nucleotide adenylyltransferase produces the protein MKVGLYFGTFNPIHIGHMAIANYMLDFTEIEKLWFIVSPQNPFKNKKHLLDDYQRLEMVNRAIDDDYRFSANSIEFGLPKPSYTIDTLAHLQEKYPQHEFLLIMGSDNLEFLHKWKNYEQLLANYRILVYPRPGFDPNNWASFENIQLVDAPLMEVSASFIRNSIKEGKNVRHFLPYKTWQYLSEMNFYK, from the coding sequence ATGAAAGTAGGTCTCTATTTCGGCACATTCAATCCCATTCACATCGGGCACATGGCCATTGCCAACTACATGCTCGACTTTACCGAAATTGAGAAATTGTGGTTCATTGTTAGTCCGCAGAATCCCTTCAAAAATAAAAAACATTTGCTGGACGATTATCAGCGCCTGGAAATGGTGAACAGGGCAATCGACGACGACTACCGGTTTTCAGCTAATTCAATTGAATTCGGCTTGCCCAAACCGTCTTACACGATCGATACGCTGGCTCACCTGCAGGAGAAGTACCCGCAGCATGAATTTTTGCTGATCATGGGTTCCGACAACCTCGAGTTTCTGCACAAATGGAAAAACTACGAACAACTTCTGGCGAACTACCGGATTTTAGTATACCCGCGGCCCGGATTTGATCCAAATAACTGGGCGAGCTTCGAAAACATCCAACTCGTTGATGCCCCTTTAATGGAGGTTTCTGCTTCGTTTATCCGGAATTCAATAAAAGAGGGCAAAAACGTCCGCCATTTCCTACCCTACAAAACATGGCAATACCTGAGCGAAATGAATTTTTACAAATAG
- a CDS encoding FecR family protein — MFEASKISLFSALLVLPNSENRIEQVIRAYSIPARKDKHAAYKETLRKIEEGKRRRTEHGALLLSPVYRIAISTAASLILIFLLQLLLFSQTRFESTGQAASFRLPDQSRVVLSENSSISFPKYRWNRKIELQGEAYFEVKKGNKFIVKTDEGSVSVLGTRFLVTEKEDNLQVSCFEGKVLYANKKLEEEIPAGYSKEFKKDDLLTTQQIQSAYPTSALFSTNYSGENLQQVVSDLENFFQVKIQLQTAGSHFFSGNLETANLDSALKIISRSLDLHYSFKSNDEILLTEKQKSYEKKN, encoded by the coding sequence ATGTTTGAAGCAAGCAAAATAAGTCTATTCTCTGCCTTACTTGTTCTTCCGAATTCAGAAAACAGGATTGAACAAGTAATTCGTGCTTACAGCATTCCGGCACGAAAAGACAAACATGCTGCTTACAAAGAAACTCTGAGAAAGATTGAAGAAGGTAAAAGACGACGGACTGAGCACGGAGCACTATTACTAAGTCCTGTTTATCGAATCGCAATTTCAACCGCTGCTTCTCTCATCCTGATTTTCCTTCTTCAACTTCTTCTTTTTAGTCAGACGCGTTTCGAGAGTACTGGTCAGGCTGCATCTTTTCGCTTACCCGATCAATCAAGGGTCGTGCTAAGCGAAAACAGCTCGATCAGCTTTCCCAAATATAGATGGAATAGAAAAATAGAATTGCAGGGCGAAGCCTACTTCGAGGTAAAAAAGGGGAATAAGTTTATTGTAAAGACCGATGAAGGTAGTGTGAGCGTTCTGGGCACCCGTTTTCTGGTGACCGAAAAAGAAGACAACTTGCAAGTAAGTTGTTTCGAAGGAAAAGTTTTGTACGCAAACAAAAAGTTGGAAGAGGAAATTCCGGCAGGCTACTCTAAAGAGTTCAAAAAAGATGACTTGTTAACGACGCAACAAATACAGTCAGCCTACCCTACTTCCGCTCTTTTCTCGACAAATTATTCCGGCGAAAATTTACAGCAGGTTGTTTCCGACCTTGAAAATTTCTTCCAGGTAAAAATCCAATTGCAAACCGCCGGTAGCCACTTTTTCAGTGGAAACCTGGAAACTGCCAATCTGGATTCAGCCTTGAAAATCATTAGCCGCTCATTAGACCTTCATTACTCTTTCAAATCGAATGACGAAATCCTTTTAACAGAAAAACAGAAGAGTTATGAAAAGAAAAATTAA
- a CDS encoding YicC/YloC family endoribonuclease, which produces MIKSMTGYGKAEFESGNKKITLELKSLNSKQLDINSRLPMLYREKDLIIRKEISEKLIRGKVDFSLFLENLGTESNSAINESIVTAYFNQLSALQTKLGLPVSEQIMQNVMRLPDTVKTVYEELDENEWLIIFANIQKVIATLEEFRVQEGAALEKDIRSNISDIQQLLSQIEPFEKQRIENVKAKIQDGLNEITLNGNMDKNRFEQELIYYLEKLDINEEKVRLTNHCEYFLETLDNTQDVGKKLGFIAQEIGREINTIGSKANESNIQRLVVQMKDALERIKEQLLNVL; this is translated from the coding sequence ATGATCAAATCGATGACCGGCTATGGTAAAGCCGAATTTGAAAGCGGAAATAAGAAGATTACACTGGAGTTGAAATCACTGAACAGTAAACAACTGGATATCAACTCGCGTCTGCCAATGCTTTATCGCGAAAAAGATTTGATCATTCGGAAAGAGATTTCTGAAAAACTGATTCGCGGTAAGGTCGACTTTTCGCTATTCCTCGAAAACCTCGGAACAGAAAGTAATTCGGCGATCAACGAGTCAATTGTTACCGCGTATTTCAATCAACTGAGCGCGCTTCAAACAAAGCTTGGTCTTCCGGTTTCGGAGCAAATCATGCAAAACGTGATGCGTTTGCCCGATACGGTTAAGACAGTTTATGAGGAACTGGATGAAAACGAATGGCTGATTATTTTCGCAAACATTCAGAAAGTGATTGCCACTCTTGAGGAATTCCGTGTTCAGGAAGGTGCTGCCTTAGAAAAAGACATCCGCTCGAACATCTCCGATATTCAGCAATTGCTGAGCCAAATTGAGCCTTTCGAAAAGCAACGCATCGAAAATGTAAAAGCTAAAATTCAGGATGGCTTGAACGAGATTACCTTGAACGGCAATATGGATAAAAACCGTTTCGAGCAAGAGCTGATCTATTACCTGGAGAAACTGGATATCAACGAAGAAAAAGTGCGTTTGACCAACCACTGTGAATACTTCCTGGAAACACTGGATAACACGCAGGATGTTGGTAAAAAACTGGGCTTCATTGCACAGGAGATCGGACGCGAGATCAATACCATTGGTAGCAAAGCCAACGAAAGCAACATTCAGCGCTTAGTCGTTCAAATGAAAGACGCACTGGAGCGAATCAAAGAACAGCTGTTGAACGTATTGTAG
- a CDS encoding four helix bundle protein, whose protein sequence is MERDLMERLFNFAVHVIKFLREIPSNQENRVIRYQLTKSATSSGANYEESQAGSSKADFIFKVEICLKEMRESNYWLRIIKATHLASEIPSAELEFLVNESEELKKILASIVKKSKAQ, encoded by the coding sequence ATGGAAAGAGATTTGATGGAAAGGCTTTTCAATTTTGCTGTTCATGTAATCAAATTTTTGCGCGAAATTCCTTCAAATCAAGAAAATCGAGTTATTCGCTACCAACTGACGAAATCAGCTACTTCATCAGGAGCCAACTACGAAGAATCGCAAGCTGGCAGCTCTAAAGCGGACTTTATTTTCAAGGTTGAGATTTGCTTAAAGGAAATGCGCGAAAGCAACTATTGGTTACGAATTATTAAAGCTACTCACTTAGCCAGCGAAATTCCGTCAGCGGAATTGGAATTTTTGGTAAATGAATCTGAAGAATTAAAGAAGATATTGGCCTCAATCGTAAAGAAATCAAAAGCCCAATGA
- the gmk gene encoding guanylate kinase has protein sequence MQKGKLIIFSAPSGAGKTTIVKHLLQQDFGLEFSISATSRAPRHTETHGVDYYFLSPDEFQQKVQADEFLEWEEVYKGTCYGTLKAEVERIRNKGKHVVFDVDVVGGVNIKKYYGNEALAVFVQPPSIEELRKRLVGRSTDAPEVIEKRVAKAEYELTFAPQFDVVLVSEELPVTLANADKLVTDFIRQ, from the coding sequence ATGCAAAAAGGTAAGCTAATCATATTTTCAGCTCCGTCGGGGGCAGGCAAAACAACCATCGTCAAGCATTTATTACAGCAGGATTTCGGACTGGAATTTTCGATTTCGGCAACCAGCCGTGCTCCCAGACATACCGAGACACATGGTGTTGACTACTATTTTCTGAGTCCTGACGAGTTTCAACAAAAAGTGCAGGCCGACGAATTCCTGGAATGGGAAGAAGTTTACAAAGGCACTTGCTACGGAACATTGAAAGCTGAAGTGGAACGAATCCGCAACAAAGGCAAGCACGTTGTGTTTGACGTGGATGTGGTTGGTGGTGTGAATATCAAAAAATATTACGGCAACGAGGCTTTGGCTGTTTTTGTGCAACCTCCTTCCATCGAAGAACTTCGTAAACGCTTGGTCGGCCGTTCAACCGATGCGCCGGAAGTGATTGAAAAACGCGTGGCAAAAGCTGAATATGAATTGACTTTCGCCCCGCAATTCGATGTCGTTTTGGTCAGCGAAGAGTTACCTGTCACCTTGGCCAATGCCGACAAACTGGTAACTGATTTCATCCGCCAATAA
- the mnmA gene encoding tRNA 2-thiouridine(34) synthase MnmA, protein MKRVVIGLSGGVDSSVAAYLLKQQGYEVIALFMINWHDRTGTLTGQCTWEDDALIAEMVAKKLDMPFHIVDLSTHYKKRVVDYMFDEYSKGRTPNPDVLCNREIKFDIFMDECLKHGADFVATGHYCQKSEFEKDGKMIYQLRAGADNNKDQSYFLCQLNQDQLSKALFPIGHLDKPEVRRIAAEQQLPTATRKDSQGICFVGKVDLPTFLQQQLEPKTGNVIEIPTEFIAKKKQVERTPENFRKLCFAYPYKPWNGKIIGEHGGAHFYTVGQRKGLNIGGHNEPLFVIGTDVKRNIIYVGEGSEHPGLYRPGLFISNEEIHWIRTDIAMEVGETRQYDVRIRYRQPLEKATLYRHEDGIYMLFDDEQRGITSGQFAAWYEGDELIGSGVIA, encoded by the coding sequence ATGAAAAGGGTCGTTATTGGTTTATCGGGGGGAGTTGATTCGAGTGTGGCAGCGTATCTGCTAAAACAACAGGGTTACGAGGTTATCGCATTATTTATGATTAACTGGCACGATCGTACCGGCACGCTTACCGGGCAGTGTACCTGGGAAGATGATGCGTTGATTGCGGAGATGGTTGCAAAAAAACTGGATATGCCTTTTCACATTGTCGACCTGAGCACACACTATAAAAAGCGGGTCGTTGACTACATGTTCGACGAATACAGCAAAGGGCGGACGCCAAACCCGGATGTACTGTGTAACCGTGAGATCAAGTTCGATATTTTTATGGACGAGTGTCTGAAACACGGCGCCGACTTTGTTGCTACGGGACATTACTGCCAAAAAAGCGAATTCGAAAAAGACGGAAAAATGATTTACCAGCTTCGCGCCGGTGCCGACAACAATAAAGATCAAAGCTATTTTCTTTGTCAATTGAATCAAGACCAGTTAAGCAAAGCGCTATTCCCAATTGGCCATTTGGACAAACCCGAAGTTCGTCGCATTGCCGCTGAGCAACAATTACCCACTGCCACCCGCAAGGATTCGCAAGGAATTTGTTTTGTCGGAAAAGTTGACTTGCCGACTTTTCTTCAGCAACAGCTGGAACCGAAAACCGGCAACGTCATTGAAATACCGACCGAATTCATCGCCAAGAAAAAACAGGTAGAACGCACACCCGAGAATTTCCGGAAATTGTGTTTCGCTTACCCGTACAAACCTTGGAACGGCAAAATCATTGGCGAACACGGAGGCGCCCATTTCTATACCGTCGGCCAACGTAAAGGGCTGAATATTGGCGGGCACAACGAGCCGCTTTTCGTCATCGGAACCGATGTGAAACGCAATATCATTTATGTAGGTGAAGGCTCCGAACATCCTGGATTGTATCGTCCTGGACTATTTATTTCCAACGAAGAAATTCACTGGATCAGAACCGATATCGCCATGGAAGTTGGTGAAACGCGTCAATACGATGTTCGGATCCGTTATCGCCAACCGCTGGAAAAGGCAACACTCTACCGCCATGAGGATGGAATTTACATGTTGTTCGACGACGAGCAGCGCGGGATTACCTCCGGCCAATTCGCTGCCTGGTACGAGGGCGACGAGTTAATCGGCTCCGGCGTGATCGCCTGA